A genomic region of Pontibaca methylaminivorans contains the following coding sequences:
- a CDS encoding ABC transporter substrate-binding protein: MIKDKAPGLRRPRRYTRRTTLQIGVAGAAMTLAAPAISQGRADKILIGVPSSLSTPYGVADDSDHLNGTTFAVEQINAAGGILGREIELFVPDVDKLSPESARQAIAACIDKKVMAISNSFLFAPIPALDESAKYKCPYVNGNAQRLPTEAYRADPVKYSHVLQTCPAEVNYGWTYPLWLKRMEESGAWKPKNRKVHVVAEQVGYCQTILRALREAMPRYDFELTEVTDIQYPVNDWTPVIQRLKDVDAGAIMIDHWVAAEYAAFCKQFRANPVPDSLVYLQYGPSQPEFLELGGRATEGFCWSTTVGLYGDARGQEYRKAYLDRFPEFEGNMGLVYTGNGYDIVQYLKLAWEATGAPEDFAANVDWIRNNPYRGVCGMMNMRNDLQEALHYPDNGFGNQATELEQGMAQLFVQVQDGGHKIIWPNEIAESTLKPAPWWSRA; the protein is encoded by the coding sequence ATGATCAAGGACAAGGCTCCTGGCCTGCGCCGGCCGCGACGCTATACCCGGCGCACCACCCTCCAGATCGGTGTCGCCGGAGCAGCGATGACGCTTGCCGCACCGGCGATTTCGCAAGGGCGCGCCGACAAGATCCTCATCGGTGTGCCGTCCTCGCTCTCGACGCCCTACGGCGTGGCGGATGACAGCGATCACCTTAACGGCACCACCTTTGCAGTCGAGCAGATCAACGCTGCAGGCGGAATTCTGGGCCGCGAGATTGAACTGTTCGTGCCGGATGTCGACAAGCTGTCACCCGAAAGCGCACGCCAGGCAATCGCCGCCTGTATCGACAAGAAGGTGATGGCGATTTCCAATTCGTTCCTGTTTGCACCGATCCCGGCGCTGGACGAATCCGCAAAGTACAAATGCCCTTATGTGAACGGCAATGCGCAGCGGCTGCCGACAGAAGCCTATCGCGCCGATCCGGTGAAATACAGCCATGTGCTGCAAACCTGCCCGGCCGAAGTCAACTATGGCTGGACCTATCCTCTGTGGCTGAAAAGGATGGAAGAATCTGGCGCCTGGAAGCCCAAGAACCGCAAGGTCCACGTTGTGGCGGAGCAGGTTGGCTACTGCCAGACCATCTTGCGCGCGCTGCGCGAGGCGATGCCAAGATACGATTTCGAACTCACCGAGGTGACCGATATCCAGTATCCGGTGAATGATTGGACACCGGTGATCCAGCGGCTGAAAGATGTCGATGCCGGCGCAATCATGATCGACCACTGGGTGGCAGCCGAATATGCGGCTTTCTGCAAGCAGTTCCGCGCCAACCCGGTGCCCGATTCACTGGTCTATCTGCAATACGGACCATCGCAACCGGAATTCCTGGAACTGGGCGGCCGCGCGACGGAAGGGTTCTGCTGGTCGACGACGGTCGGCCTTTATGGTGATGCACGCGGACAGGAATACCGGAAAGCCTATCTGGATCGCTTCCCCGAATTCGAGGGCAATATGGGGCTCGTCTATACCGGTAACGGTTACGACATCGTCCAGTATCTGAAGCTCGCCTGGGAGGCGACAGGCGCACCGGAGGATTTCGCCGCCAATGTGGACTGGATTCGCAACAATCCCTATCGCGGCGTTTGCGGCATGATGAACATGCGGAACGATCTGCAGGAGGCATTGCATTATCCTGACAACGGCTTCGGCAATCAGGCGACCGAACTCGAGCAGGGCATGGCACAGCTCTTCGTGCAGGTGCAGGATGGCGGCCACAAGATCATCTGGCCAAACGAGATCGCCGAATCCACCCTGAAACCCGCACCGTGGTGGAGCCGAGCATGA
- a CDS encoding ABC transporter ATP-binding protein, translating to MTGAKAAPIFCAENLSLDLGGREVLRRIGFKLGAGEVLGIIGPNGAGKTSLLEILSGRYQPKTGKVVYKGRDITRLPLFERARMGLGRTYQTPIVCEDLTVGETFKAARQAYKPYLTRFDAEYGANLVQFRTPQDRPNSQLKTFERRKLLLANLLMRRPEVLLMDEPAAGLINAEIDEIDQILRMLSKEMNMAVLIVEHRMELLDSIADRVIVMDAGEIIAEGKLADIIDSPAVRAAYFEAH from the coding sequence ATGACCGGAGCGAAAGCTGCTCCGATCTTCTGCGCCGAGAATCTCTCGCTCGACCTGGGGGGACGGGAGGTTCTGCGCAGGATCGGGTTCAAACTCGGAGCGGGCGAGGTACTTGGTATTATCGGGCCCAATGGGGCAGGCAAGACCAGCCTGCTCGAAATCCTCTCGGGCCGCTATCAGCCAAAGACTGGCAAAGTGGTCTACAAGGGTCGCGACATTACCAGGTTGCCGCTGTTCGAGCGTGCGCGGATGGGCCTCGGGCGGACATATCAAACCCCGATCGTCTGTGAAGACCTGACCGTGGGCGAGACATTCAAGGCCGCACGCCAGGCCTATAAACCCTATCTGACGCGGTTCGATGCGGAGTATGGCGCGAATCTCGTGCAATTCCGCACGCCGCAGGACCGGCCGAACAGTCAGCTCAAGACCTTTGAGCGGCGCAAGCTGTTGCTGGCCAACCTGCTGATGCGACGGCCCGAGGTGCTGCTGATGGACGAGCCCGCAGCTGGATTGATCAATGCCGAGATCGACGAGATCGACCAGATTCTGCGGATGTTATCGAAGGAAATGAACATGGCGGTGCTGATCGTCGAGCACCGGATGGAGTTGCTCGACTCCATCGCGGACAGGGTGATCGTGATGGATGCGGGTGAGATCATCGCAGAGGGCAAACTCGCCGATATCATCGACAGCCCGGCGGTTCGCGCCGCCTATTTCGAGGCGCATTAG
- a CDS encoding ABC transporter ATP-binding protein, producing MTDVLRIDGLSAGYGPLRVIHDLDLVIKPGERLGIVGLNGHGKTTLIYAIAGLTGWQRGSILLNGTQIGRIRSQGPGRYTHQIVRRGLALMPQGDEIFTGLTVEEHLDSGAFTHDAWRDRRVRKERVLDLFEPLRKLMKTPVGRLSGGERRMVSLGRGLMTDAKLYLVDEPSLGLAPKIGQSVMEALFALDLKDSAMFIAEQNVALLEGRVDRVIGMHAGKLKGEASAGLSFN from the coding sequence ATGACAGATGTTTTGCGAATAGACGGCCTGTCGGCCGGCTACGGGCCGCTGCGCGTGATTCATGACCTCGACCTGGTGATCAAGCCTGGTGAGAGACTCGGCATTGTCGGACTGAACGGTCATGGCAAGACCACGCTGATCTATGCGATCGCGGGACTGACGGGCTGGCAGCGCGGCTCGATCCTGCTCAACGGCACCCAGATCGGCCGCATACGCAGCCAGGGGCCCGGGCGTTACACCCACCAGATCGTGCGCAGGGGCCTGGCGCTGATGCCGCAGGGGGATGAGATATTCACCGGCCTGACGGTCGAAGAGCATCTCGATTCCGGTGCGTTTACTCATGACGCCTGGCGCGACCGCAGGGTCCGCAAGGAACGTGTGCTCGACCTGTTCGAGCCACTGCGCAAGCTGATGAAAACCCCTGTCGGCCGGTTGTCGGGCGGCGAGCGGCGGATGGTTTCGCTCGGGCGCGGGCTGATGACGGATGCGAAGCTTTACCTTGTCGATGAGCCTTCGCTCGGCCTCGCACCGAAGATCGGACAGAGCGTGATGGAAGCGCTCTTCGCGCTCGATCTCAAGGACAGCGCCATGTTCATCGCAGAGCAGAACGTTGCCCTGCTGGAAGGACGGGTTGACCGCGTCATCGGCATGCATGCGGGAAAACTCAAGGGCGAGGCTTCGGCCGGACTTAGCTTTAACTGA
- a CDS encoding branched-chain amino acid ABC transporter permease yields the protein MELSFILTNAIVVASIYGLIAVAVSITWSSLGLINLGYGFVFSFAGYCAWLTAQNVSDWSPVVAAAGILGGALGGILICLLVFIPLHDKPNFTTRGMIGTLAISLIGSQALLMQFGPRAKSLPEIFGFWQVDIGGVILTSDKIGIVICSILMLGFVVMWMRGSRRGLEIRAMMMNPHAASIVGIGIRSTGIYVMAMTGAMAGLAAVLLSQTYYIAPFSGLTPLIKGVSIALCGGLGSVQGAVIAAVLLGLTEATTSRYLGGQYVLITQFLVIILILIIRPRGISGLLDKAREQ from the coding sequence ATGGAACTGAGCTTCATCCTGACCAACGCAATCGTAGTGGCCTCGATCTACGGTTTGATAGCCGTCGCGGTCTCGATCACCTGGTCGAGCCTGGGGTTGATCAATCTCGGCTATGGCTTCGTCTTTTCCTTCGCCGGCTATTGTGCATGGCTGACGGCGCAGAACGTCTCGGATTGGTCGCCCGTCGTTGCGGCAGCGGGAATCCTCGGCGGCGCTCTTGGGGGGATCCTGATCTGCCTCCTGGTCTTCATCCCGCTGCACGACAAGCCGAATTTCACCACGCGCGGGATGATCGGCACCTTGGCGATCTCGCTTATCGGTTCGCAGGCACTGCTAATGCAGTTCGGCCCGCGGGCGAAATCCCTGCCCGAGATCTTCGGTTTCTGGCAGGTCGATATCGGTGGCGTCATTCTGACGTCGGACAAGATCGGCATCGTGATCTGCTCGATCCTGATGCTGGGCTTCGTCGTGATGTGGATGCGCGGATCACGGCGCGGACTGGAGATCCGGGCGATGATGATGAACCCGCACGCGGCCTCGATCGTCGGCATCGGCATCCGCTCGACCGGGATCTATGTCATGGCGATGACGGGAGCGATGGCGGGGCTTGCCGCGGTGCTCCTGTCGCAGACCTATTACATTGCCCCCTTCAGTGGACTGACGCCACTGATCAAGGGCGTTTCGATCGCGCTGTGCGGCGGCCTTGGCTCGGTGCAGGGCGCGGTGATCGCCGCCGTCCTCCTGGGCCTGACCGAGGCCACGACCTCGCGCTATCTCGGCGGACAATATGTCCTCATTACCCAGTTCCTCGTCATCATCCTGATCCTGATCATCCGGCCGCGCGGCATCTCGGGACTGCTGGACAAGGCTCGTGAACAATGA
- a CDS encoding branched-chain amino acid ABC transporter permease — translation MTRPSLTQINWHNPLTPWGAKTTDIPTIAAPDCSEVWDANTEYKAKTYKVGRLKHYIIWPNHGQKIWDRLRWWPTRRNLLHVRGIYNRKTLAAEKKILDRRPVYWALCLLLIALGPFLFPGAMYNTLLSAGTIFCIFAAVNVCWTLILGTASIFSLATYAVVGVSAFVTTYASIQIGLPWFTLPILGGFLGLAMGGLIAIPALRLDGFYYALLTLGLNELCRVFFTTSKQFGSASGGLYGADSFLPASWSPAAQSLLSYYSAFGLLIAALFLFRFINGKRLGRILRMAPEKREAFAATCGVDYRTARITIFVVTSAALGFIGGFYATLYGGTAFSIFSFETVLLGLAMVTIGGIGKAEGAILGTLVVTFLDRVLISWGPTRMFLIGIIMLAVVLFLNTGYFGIKKQFNAWRDKKRGEWRSMRTEKGGEALPEEATEQDDKDVLYFLRFDKMQRDYLKTLICPEIIEEHRRQPLGQHSAALERLLMYFRRAPMDDKYALHRNSATGKFKIIAFSGERGVSPRVVEDREYDSIGDGYHAIFMRRVHDLLES, via the coding sequence ATGACCAGACCATCCCTTACCCAGATCAACTGGCACAACCCGCTTACCCCTTGGGGCGCGAAGACCACCGATATCCCCACCATTGCAGCTCCCGACTGCAGCGAGGTTTGGGATGCCAATACCGAATACAAGGCAAAGACCTACAAGGTCGGCCGGCTCAAGCACTACATCATCTGGCCAAACCACGGCCAGAAAATCTGGGACCGGCTGCGCTGGTGGCCGACGCGGCGCAACCTGCTGCACGTCAGGGGCATCTATAACCGCAAGACACTTGCAGCCGAAAAGAAGATCCTCGACCGGCGACCAGTCTACTGGGCACTGTGCCTGCTGCTGATTGCCCTGGGGCCGTTCCTGTTCCCCGGCGCCATGTACAACACGCTGCTGTCGGCGGGCACGATCTTCTGCATTTTCGCTGCCGTCAACGTCTGCTGGACGCTGATCCTCGGCACTGCCAGCATCTTCAGCCTCGCGACCTATGCCGTGGTGGGCGTCTCGGCTTTCGTCACCACCTACGCTTCGATCCAGATCGGCCTCCCCTGGTTCACCCTGCCGATTCTCGGCGGGTTCCTGGGTCTCGCCATGGGTGGGCTGATCGCAATTCCAGCACTTCGGCTTGACGGATTCTACTATGCGCTGCTGACGCTTGGCCTGAATGAACTGTGCCGGGTGTTCTTCACCACGTCGAAACAATTCGGCTCGGCGTCGGGGGGACTTTACGGAGCGGACTCGTTCCTGCCCGCCTCGTGGTCGCCAGCGGCACAATCACTGCTATCCTATTACAGCGCCTTCGGCTTGCTGATCGCGGCCCTGTTCCTGTTCCGCTTCATCAATGGCAAGCGGCTCGGGCGGATCCTGCGGATGGCGCCTGAAAAGCGCGAGGCATTCGCCGCTACCTGCGGAGTCGACTACCGCACGGCACGGATCACGATCTTCGTCGTCACCTCGGCAGCGCTCGGCTTCATCGGCGGCTTCTATGCCACGCTCTATGGCGGCACGGCCTTCTCGATCTTCAGCTTCGAGACCGTGCTCCTCGGTCTTGCGATGGTAACGATCGGCGGTATCGGCAAGGCGGAGGGCGCAATCCTCGGCACACTGGTCGTGACCTTCCTGGATCGGGTGCTGATCAGCTGGGGACCGACGCGGATGTTCCTGATCGGCATCATCATGCTGGCTGTCGTATTGTTCCTCAACACCGGCTACTTCGGAATCAAGAAGCAGTTCAATGCCTGGCGTGACAAGAAACGCGGCGAATGGCGCTCCATGCGCACGGAAAAGGGCGGTGAGGCCCTGCCCGAAGAAGCGACCGAGCAGGACGACAAGGACGTGCTCTACTTCCTGCGCTTCGACAAGATGCAGCGCGATTACCTGAAGACGCTGATTTGCCCCGAAATCATCGAGGAACACCGCCGTCAGCCCCTGGGGCAGCACAGCGCGGCGCTGGAACGACTGCTGATGTATTTCCGCCGTGCACCGATGGACGACAAATACGCGCTTCACCGCAATAGCGCGACGGGCAAGTTCAAGATCATCGCCTTCTCCGGCGAACGTGGGGTTTCGCCCCGGGTCGTCGAGGATCGCGAATACGACAGCATCGGCGACGGCTACCACGCCATCTTCATGCGCCGCGTGCATGACCTGCTGGAGAGCTGA
- a CDS encoding N,N-dimethylformamidase beta subunit family domain-containing protein, which yields MAEQKIFGYADRFSVKEGEQIRFYVNCDGSDIAEAQLVRLIHGDDNRDDGPGYIEEEIAHPANGSWQVKKQFTQLGNFLKVDDPENRLKVDGSLSMMAFIWPSMPQNGVRQTIMGRWDTCTNEGFALGINPEGYLQFWVGDGKEVDYVTAEMPLLKHVWYAVGVSFDAGTGTTTLYQESVLNRYNSLIGPAVPYDYASHVRTRLRFRQYNRPDIPFLIGGARDNHVLRGDFVSDLYAGKIDRPFITDAVLPREAMDRVRKGEAPEPGGLLAYWDTAAGYTENGIGHDVAETGPWKLHTRGVNHPIRGMTGWNWNGKNDCFRLAPDEFGGIEFHPDAITDCAWDETRTIEIPHGLKSGAYAIRLRVGPGRGIAEEYIVFIVRPAQPKARLAFLVPLASYLAYGNETLSFDAQIVQPMTGQPPIISDVEIETYEHREYGLSTYNHFEDGAGVCFSSLKRPLINMRPKFRNSWMGVPWQFPADLSIVAWLEHFNYDCDFISDLDVHREGVEALAPYKCVLTGTHPEYVSERMLDAQEDFVAQGGRLIYTGGNGYYWCVNFDPEEDAVMEVRKLDSGMRAWAAKPGEHYLQTTGEKSGLWRNRGRAPQKLLGVGMIAEGFETCEAYRRMPDSWHRTVSWITEGIDGELIGDEGLAYGAAAGVEVDRYDLSLGTPPHTKIIASSGGHTDNYVLATEEILYAYAGMVGTLDYRIRADMIFYTSWNHGAVFSTGSIAFGQALPAKGFEGTASKLLRNVVDAFIKDGPLPGQKWSLEEKQWR from the coding sequence ATGGCTGAACAGAAGATCTTCGGATATGCTGACCGGTTCTCGGTCAAGGAAGGCGAGCAGATCAGGTTCTATGTGAACTGCGATGGCTCGGACATCGCCGAGGCTCAGCTGGTGCGCCTCATCCACGGAGACGACAACCGCGACGATGGTCCCGGCTATATCGAGGAAGAAATTGCCCATCCGGCGAACGGTTCCTGGCAGGTGAAGAAACAGTTCACGCAGCTTGGCAATTTCCTCAAGGTGGACGATCCCGAGAACCGGCTCAAGGTCGACGGTTCGCTGTCGATGATGGCCTTCATCTGGCCGTCGATGCCGCAAAATGGCGTGCGCCAGACGATCATGGGCCGCTGGGACACCTGCACCAATGAAGGTTTCGCCTTGGGCATCAACCCGGAAGGTTATTTGCAGTTCTGGGTCGGTGACGGCAAGGAGGTCGATTATGTCACCGCGGAAATGCCACTGTTGAAACATGTCTGGTATGCGGTGGGCGTGAGCTTCGACGCAGGAACTGGCACCACAACACTTTACCAGGAAAGTGTACTGAACCGCTATAATTCGCTAATCGGTCCGGCGGTGCCCTATGATTATGCCAGCCATGTTCGAACGAGGCTGCGTTTTCGCCAGTATAACCGACCCGACATCCCCTTCCTGATCGGCGGCGCACGTGACAATCATGTCCTGCGCGGCGATTTCGTCTCGGATCTTTACGCGGGCAAGATCGACCGGCCGTTCATCACCGATGCGGTCCTGCCGCGCGAGGCGATGGACCGGGTGCGCAAGGGCGAAGCGCCCGAACCAGGCGGACTGCTGGCCTATTGGGACACGGCGGCCGGCTATACCGAGAACGGCATCGGCCATGACGTGGCTGAAACCGGACCATGGAAGCTGCATACCCGCGGCGTGAACCATCCGATCCGCGGCATGACGGGCTGGAACTGGAACGGCAAGAACGACTGTTTCCGTCTTGCACCTGACGAATTCGGCGGGATCGAGTTCCACCCCGACGCAATCACCGATTGCGCTTGGGATGAGACCCGGACGATCGAGATCCCGCATGGATTGAAGAGCGGCGCCTATGCGATCCGGCTGCGTGTCGGTCCGGGCCGGGGCATTGCCGAGGAATACATCGTCTTTATCGTGCGCCCCGCGCAACCAAAGGCCAGGCTTGCCTTTCTCGTGCCGCTGGCAAGCTATCTCGCCTATGGTAACGAGACGCTCAGCTTCGACGCCCAGATCGTGCAACCGATGACGGGCCAGCCACCGATCATCTCGGATGTCGAGATCGAGACCTATGAGCATCGCGAATACGGATTGTCGACCTACAACCATTTCGAGGACGGTGCCGGGGTCTGCTTCAGTTCGTTAAAGCGGCCGCTCATCAACATGCGGCCGAAGTTCCGCAATTCGTGGATGGGCGTGCCCTGGCAGTTTCCGGCGGATCTGTCGATCGTCGCCTGGCTTGAGCATTTCAATTACGACTGCGACTTCATTTCGGACCTCGACGTCCATCGCGAGGGAGTCGAAGCACTGGCACCTTACAAATGCGTGCTGACCGGCACTCATCCGGAATACGTCTCGGAAAGGATGCTCGATGCCCAGGAGGATTTCGTCGCGCAGGGCGGGCGGCTGATCTATACCGGCGGCAACGGCTATTACTGGTGCGTGAATTTCGACCCCGAGGAAGATGCCGTGATGGAGGTGCGCAAGCTCGATAGCGGAATGCGGGCCTGGGCGGCAAAACCGGGCGAGCATTATCTGCAAACCACCGGCGAAAAGAGCGGCCTTTGGCGCAACCGGGGTCGCGCGCCGCAAAAGCTGCTGGGCGTCGGAATGATCGCCGAAGGGTTCGAGACCTGCGAAGCCTATCGCCGAATGCCTGACTCCTGGCATCGCACCGTGTCCTGGATCACCGAGGGCATTGACGGCGAACTGATCGGCGACGAGGGGCTGGCCTATGGCGCCGCCGCGGGGGTGGAGGTCGATCGCTATGACCTGTCCCTAGGCACGCCCCCACATACCAAGATCATCGCGTCATCGGGCGGGCATACCGACAACTATGTGCTTGCGACCGAAGAGATCCTCTATGCTTATGCCGGGATGGTCGGGACGCTGGATTATCGTATCCGGGCGGATATGATCTTCTACACCAGTTGGAATCACGGCGCAGTGTTCAGTACAGGCTCGATCGCCTTCGGACAGGCGCTTCCCGCGAAGGGGTTCGAGGGAACAGCCTCGAAACTGTTGCGCAATGTGGTGGATGCCTTCATCAAGGATGGCCCCCTACCCGGTCAGAAATGGTCGCTTGAAGAAAAGCAGTGGCGCTGA